In Nodularia sp. LEGE 06071, the genomic window TTGCAATTCATTTCTTAAGAGGGCAATTTCGGCTCTGAGTTCATCGATTGTTGCTTGCAAGTCCACAGGCTCAGAACTAGAGTACCCACCGGGGGTAGTTTGACCAGCATTAGCAGCCTCTGCTGCCCGATTTGCCCGTTCTAGGACTTCTTCTGTGAACTGGCGCATTTGCTCTCTGGCTTCGGCATCAAATTTGCCCAAATCGCTCAAAGCGTCGGTTACAGCTACCTCTAGGCGCTCATTCATTACTTCTGCTACAGCTCTGCCTACGAAAAAGGCTTGTACAAGGGGGTTACTCATAAATTTTTGTTACGTTGCTCCGCAAGAGAATTATAACTTGCCTGCTTGCTTTGCGGCTTCTGCTGGGGAGCGATAAATTTGAAGTTCCAGACATTTATCATAATTTGGGGTGATTGCGGCACAGCAGCGGATGTACTTTGCCAAAATATGGCATTTTTATACATTGTGGCAGATTAAGAGTTCTTGGTAATATGGCTCTGGTGTGCTGGGTAAATAGGTGGTCATTTGCAAAGTTTGGTCTTGCAATTTGAAACCTTGGGTAATGTTGATGTGGCCATTAGCGAGCAAGATGCCCGACCCACAAGAATTTTTGGGCTATTTTTGAGATCCTAAGTGTTTGGGAATTAGTGAGATTTTACGTAAAGACGCAAAAGCGCAAAAATACTTTAAATATTTATATCTTTATGGTAGATAATTCAAATTATTATAAGTATAATTTATAAGCATAAAGTATTTAAGTAATATTACTTAAATACTACTTTCAGCTAAATTTTTTCATGATATATTTTCAGAGGAAGCTTGTATGACAAAGGTAAGTCTAGATGCACTGATTCCGAGAGAAGCTTTTGAAGTACAAGATCAGCAAGGCCAACATACAGGCAGAAATATTACAACTTTGTCTATTAGAGACTTAGAAGGATCTTCGTTTTTCTTTTCAGCAGTGCGTAAGCCTGATTTTCAAAGAGAAACTAATGAA contains:
- a CDS encoding DUF6825 family protein, with the protein product MSNPLVQAFFVGRAVAEVMNERLEVAVTDALSDLGKFDAEAREQMRQFTEEVLERANRAAEAANAGQTTPGGYSSSEPVDLQATIDELRAEIALLRNELQRYRSNSL